A segment of the Streptomyces sp. Tu 2975 genome:
GCTGTCCGTCTACCGGATGGCGGCGGCCCTCGAGGAGGCGGGCGCCCCGCCCGGCACGGTGAACGTGGTCACCGGTTCGGCGCCGGCCGTCGGCGAGGCGGCCGTCGACTGCGAGGACGTCGACATGGTCAGTTTCACCGGCTCCACGGCAGTCGGGCAGCGCATCGCCGAGGTCTGCGGCCGTGGGATGAAGCGCCAGCTGATGGAGCTCGGCGGCAAGGGCGCGGCCCTCGTCTTCGACGACGCGGACATCGGTTCGGCGGTGCGCGGGATCGGTACGACGTTCTCCTTCTACAGCGGTCAGATATGCACGGCGCCGACACGGGTGATCGCGCAGCGCGGTGTGTACGACCGGCTGGTGGAAGGGCTGGCCGGCTTGGCGCGTGCCCTGCGCGTCGGAGACCCCCGCGATCCGGCCACGGTGGTCGGACCGGTCATCTCGGCGGCGCACCGCGACCGGGTGGAGTCGTATGTCGAGCTGGGCAGGAAGGAAGGCGCGCGTCTGGTGGCGGGCGGCGGGCGCCCCGCCTTCGAGAAGGGTTTCTACGTAACTCCCACGCTCTTCGCCGACTGCACGAAGGACATGCGTGTCGTGCGTGAGGAGATCTTCGGGCCGGTGGTGGTGGTCCTCCCGTTCGACGACGAGGAGGAGGGTGTCGCGCTCGCCGACGACGGCGAGTACGGCCTGATCGACTACGTCTGGTCGGGCGATGTGTCCCGGGCCTTCCGGGTGGCGGGCCGGCTGCGGGCGGGCGGCGTCGGGGTGAACACCGTCGGCAGGAACATGGAGGCGCCGTTCGGCGGCTTCAAGCGGAGCGGGGTGGGCCGGGACGTCGGCTCGTACGCGCTGTATGCGTACAGCGAGCTCCAGTCGGTGGTGTGGCCGGGCTGACGGCGGGCGGCGGGTGGCTGAAAACCCTTGCCGTCATTGGCCCGTGGCGGGGCCGGAAAAAGGCACGGGAAATTTTGAAACCGGACAAAACGGTCGCCCCTGCGGTTCTCGCATCTCGGAAGAGTGGGCCGGCGGCCTTGTGATGTACCACTGGTAACGCCAGCATGTCTTTCGAATGCCCGGCAAGTGTGCGTCCTGACCTTGGAATCGAGCGCCGGAGATCCCGGGGAATCCGGACTTCGATCATCCGGATGTGGAAACCGCAGCACTTAACGTCCTCCCCATGACTCAGCTGGATGCGCGGCCAGAGGCCGGAGACACGGTACGGAGCGCCCCCGACGGGGGTGTCCGCACCAAGGGCCTGGGCGGGAACTCCGTCGGCCTCATGGGTGGAGCTGTCATCGGCGTCTCGACGGTTGCCCCCGTCTACTGCCTGACCTCGACACTCGGACCGACCGTCGGCGAGGTCGGGCTCCAGATGCCCGCCATCTTCCTGGCCGGCTTCCTGCCGATGCTGCTCGTCGCCTTCGCGTACCGGGAGCTGAACAAGGCGGTCCCCGACTGCGGCACCTCCTTCACCTGGTCGGTGAAGGCCTTCGGTCCCAAGATCGGCTG
Coding sequences within it:
- a CDS encoding aldehyde dehydrogenase family protein, with amino-acid sequence MTAPERAGQRLFIGGQWVEPDDGHYEVIDPATEEVVGLAPEASRAQVHAAAAAAREAFSSWSRTGPEERAAILDRAAALVVRDREAHTELARAESGATTATARGMQVAVAAVRFARYAKGALEPVERALPPQISAAGPMGRAGVLGAVAVRRPVGVVTCITSYNNPWANPAGKVAPALAMGNTVVVKPAPQDPLSVYRMAAALEEAGAPPGTVNVVTGSAPAVGEAAVDCEDVDMVSFTGSTAVGQRIAEVCGRGMKRQLMELGGKGAALVFDDADIGSAVRGIGTTFSFYSGQICTAPTRVIAQRGVYDRLVEGLAGLARALRVGDPRDPATVVGPVISAAHRDRVESYVELGRKEGARLVAGGGRPAFEKGFYVTPTLFADCTKDMRVVREEIFGPVVVVLPFDDEEEGVALADDGEYGLIDYVWSGDVSRAFRVAGRLRAGGVGVNTVGRNMEAPFGGFKRSGVGRDVGSYALYAYSELQSVVWPG